The genomic DNA TTCTCCCTCCACCACCTCTTTCCCAGGTCCGGTCCCTGCCCCATCAGTTCCTCTGCCTCGGCTCCACCTCTCCGCACACCTGACCGCTGGAGGACGGGCTCTGTAGACCTCCTCTCCCCTGTCTAGCCGCCCCGTCTCTCTAGCTAAGTCTCTGCTCCCCGCGTCTTCCTCTCCGACTCCCTCTTCCCCCGCCTCCCTtttgtctctctcctcttcctcctgttttttctgtttctgttcctCCGATCGGTTCCTTCCCTCTTTCGCTCTCTGTCTCCCCTTGGTCGctgactctcccccccccccaccccaagatcGCGGTCTCCCCGTCTCGCTCTGGGCCccggctccctccctctctccctcttccacggCTCTCTCCGGCTCCCTCTCTCGCCTCGGATGACAGCGCGGCCTCTTTTGTTGGCTCCGCAGCCAATCGCGGCCGCTGACGACACGGGGGCCGGGGCTATAAAGGGCCTGGCCCGGGCTCGGGCCCCCCCAGCCTCCCGCCCCGgtcgcccgcccgccccgcccgcgcgcccgccgcccccggcccccccgGGTCCCCCTCGGCCGGGCAGCCCCCAATCCCGCGCCGCCgggaccccctcctcctccctccctgttccctccgccccctccccgcggGACTCCGGCGTCCCCGCCCCccagtcctccctcccctcccctccagcatgGTGCTCGCGGCCCCGCTGCTGCTGGGCTTCCTGCTCCTCGCCCTGGAGCTGCGGCCCCGGGGGGAGGCGGCCGAGGGACccgcggtggcggcggcggaggcggcggcggcgggggtcgggggggagcGCTCGAGCCGGCCGGCCGCGTCCGCGGCGCCCGAGCCCGACGGCTGCCCGGTGTGCGTGTGGCGGCAGCACAGCCGCGAGCTGCGCCTGGAGAGCATCAAGTCGCAGATcctgagcaaactgaggctcaaggaggCGCCCAACATCAGCCGCGAGGTGGTGAAGCAGCTGCTGCCCAAGGCGCCGCCGCTGCAGCAGATCCTGGACCTGCACGACTTCCAGGGGGACGCGCTGCAGCCcgaggacttcctggaggaggacgAGTACCACGCCACCACGGAGACTGTCATTAGCATGGCCCAGGAGAGTGAGTGGCGGGCGGGCGCGAGCGGCGGGGGGTGCCGACCCGGGCTCCGGGGAAGTGAGCGCCTCCTGCTCGGGAGCGGGGCGCTCCGGTGGCTCCGGCCCGGAAGCCTGTTCTGCGAAAACTTGAcggatcggggggggggggggcgggggctgctccCTGTAAGTTTCTCTAGCGGTGGAGGTGAGCGCGGAGTGGCGTGCACGCCCCGtccctggagggggtggggcggccAGCCCCGAGGATCGCCGGGCAGCGCCTTCTGCCCCGGGTGTGCGCGGAGGACCGTGCGAGCGGGAGTCCGGAGCAGCGGGGCCGGCCGCGGCCGGGGAGGGACAGCACCGAGTCCTGAAGAGTCGcggtggaggggctggggacgGAGTCGGAGGCTGCCGGCCCCGCGGTCGTGGCGGGGCTGCCGTGCTCTCCGCCTCccatgcccccggcacccactcGACACCCGCTCCAACCCCGGGCTCCGCGACGCGCCCCCGGGCTACGGAGAACGGAGtgcgcctctccctcccccaggaacGCGATCCCAAAGCCCCGTGTCTGTCCCGGTACGTAGCCCACCTGGCACCCCCTCCGCCAGGAGCCCTCTGACACCTGGGCTCCCCGAGGGGCAGGAAAGTTGTGCCTTCTGGGTACTGACTGGCCCAGAGAACCCCACTCCAGGCGCCGCGGTTACCGGCACGGGTTTGGCGGCTCAAACCTGAGTGCTCCACCCCTTACTCACAGCCCCTACCCGCACCCGcacttgagagagaggaagacccaaggagaaaaagaaagaaatacatggGGAGGGGGATGCAACCAGGCATCCAAGCCCCTGGCCAGAGGAAAGATGAACATGTTAATAGACTTGTGCTGCTTTGAAATTTTATGGCCTGGAAAATCCAGGCCAACACTCCCCGCAACATCCCCAAacccccctgctctccccagggtcAGACGactgcctttcccctcccccacgagggcccccccaccccacacccccacccctccagggaACCAGGCCCTCTTAGAGGTTTGGCAAAGtaccccccccctcacacacacacacacacacacacacacacacacacacacaactgtttgGTTTTATGGCTCTGAACAGAAGAGGGGGAGATGTTTTATTGGCAGATGGGTCATAAaaagctgggggctgaggggagtcCTAGTGGCCCACTCCCATGGGAGAGGCACAGGAACCCAGGTGTGCATCTGGGAGGCAGCGTGCTTCACGCCGCCACCAGTTTTTCTGCAGACTAACTCCACAGCACTGGGTCAGGGTCGTACAGAAAAGAAGACTCAAAGAACTAGGACATTAactttggggtggggtggaggtgccGGCTTGGGATCTGAGCTTGGGTTTCCCTCCGTCTTCCTTCTGTTCTTAAGGCTTTTGCTTTATAGAAGCTAGGGTTAGTGCGCTGTTGACTGAGGGCagcgatgggggtgggggtttgtgAAACAGTTATAGAGGAATTCTGGAAGAGAGTTTGCTGGGCGATGAGCAGGGAAAAGGTCCTCTGGCCTATGTGGAGTCGTATGTGCGGATTTCCAGATGGGTGATAGAACCGTGGGCTTCCCTTGCTCTTTCCTATCCCCAGCATCCCTTAACCCATGGGCCTGAGTCCAGAGTTAGCCCAGGTGAAGGGGGTGCGGGAAATGAAGGGCCAGGACTCTGCATGCCTGGATTGGGACGTGCAGGTTAGGCGGGGTCACGGGTGAAGAGAGAAGGACACCCTCATGCCACCCCAGGACGCGGATAACTAGGGACTGGGTCTCTGGCCAGGTGTTGTACGTCCCCTTTAAGAGCCAAGCCGAGCTCttaagagagggagggggagtggaggggaggggaggggagggagagaggggaaaaggaaaaagagacttTTATAGTCTAATCCCCAGGGACCCGCTTTAATAAGAGACTTGTGCTCTGCTAATCGGGGGAGGTGTTTGTCAGCAGAGATGgcctccgctcccctccccctcctcccctcccccagtcctcaACCCTggaccccagcccccacctctccTAGGCTGCAGTGCCTGCCCTAGTTCCCTCCACCCTCTTAGGctctcccaccccagccttcaTCCTGGGAACCCAGCCCCCTTGCCCTTCTGGGAGCCAAGCCCAGCCCctcagtttctctctcctccctacaCCAAGAGGCCCCGGTCCTCTCAGCCCAACCTCCTGCCCCTAGGCCTTCCAGCCGGGGTTAgaagagtgtgtatgtgagtaggggggcggggagggcgaggTGGTGAGCAGTGAGGGGGTTGGGCTTTTGCTGAAAATAGTGCAATGACCTCTCTCCAGACCAGCACCGCCTACTAAACCTGACCTGCTGCCTGCCACCAACCCGATCAATCCAACACAGATGtggctccttcccctccccttgggAGCTGGGcctatgtgtgtgttggggactCTCTCAAGCCCCCTGCTTCCCTCCGTGGCTCTACCTGGTTCTCCTTTGTTCCTCCCAGTGTATCCTTCTGTCCTTTCTCTTCATCCCACTGGGCTTACCTACCACCCTCCTTTTGCTGCTTAACCTCCACCCGCTCCTATAAATTCCCCCTTTTCACCCAGTAGTCTCCCAATCCCAAGCTGATTTCTTCCTCTACCATGatcctcccttctcttccttctcctctccatTTCTCTGCCTATCTATCTCTTCGAACCTGCCTTCATCCCTAACAGTCTCTTCTATTATCTCCCTCACCATCTCCAGTCTCTCATCTTCtcctctttacttttctttttccacGCATTGTTTTAGTCCTGTCCCCTCATAGGACCTGATTGTCCCCACATCCACTGGGTGAGAAGTGTATGGTGAttccctggggtggggatggggggactCTGCCTAGAGACTTGGGAGATGGGGCCCTGGGGCCAGCTTAGGAAACTAAcaataaaacaacatttattgagaagCTTCTGctattttcagattctttattTAATGCTCAGCACTCCTATGGAGCAAGGATTATTATCTGTATCACTGAGAAGTTTGGTGGGTAAGGTCAGATGCTGGTTAATGAGAAGTCAGGCGGTGATGAAACCCATTTCAATTATAGTCAGAGAACAGAGCTGAGATGTCAGGAAGGACTTTCCGGCACTGGCCTGTACAATCTAAGATTGGGAGTTTAGGGAGCTCAGTCAGCATGCGTTTAGTGAACACTGCCTGGTACTATGGAGGCACTAAAGCCACAATGAGCAAAACACACAGTATCAACGGTGTTCACACGCATGGGGATTAGTACCTCATGGTGAAGACACAGGAAAAGAAGACAATCCTTGTGCTGCAACGAGGCATAGTGTGCTGGTTGGGTTGGCGCTGCCCCCATCTCACCAGCAGCTCCCCTGCCCAGCGCTCCTGGTCTCTGAGTTTCCACTTTGGAACCCTACCCCATTGCACCCCACAGCTCCAGCGGGAGAGTAACTGGGAGCACGACCAGTGCCCCGGGATCTCAGAGAAGAACCAAGGGGAAGGAAGCTGCAGAGGAACTTGGTGTCTTGTGTCCTGAATACATGAAGATCATTAAGCACTTTCCTCCCCATCTCACTTGGAGGACCCTCCTtcttctggggtgggggtgggggaatgctGGTGGGAGACCAACCGCAGATGCTAAGTCCTCCACGATTATGCAGAACTCTGAGACCTGGGCACGATACATATGGACTTGACTTCCTAATCATTCTTACATGGCTCTGGAAGCTCCTTCCCGAATCTTCCTCTCTGTCCATTTAGAATGAGATGGCTATTCCTGCCCAATGAAAACATGATTTAAGGCATTTCCAACTGACTTCAGGGATTAGGAAGGAAACTGAGAGGAGCTGCAATGAAAGCAGAGGCAAATATGAAGCATCATCTTTTAGATCCAAGAAGAATCAATTTATGGTCCAGAACAAGGGGAAATGGGCCAAAACGTAAAGTTTGGATGTTAACCTTTGCAAAGAGTTGCTGGCACTGGACAGGAAGCTCAAGGGAGAAAAGACTGATTACAGTTTATCTGGTGTGCTGAATATTATTTCTGATGCTTTGGGCAAGTAGGAGGAAACAACATAGAGGTAGTTTTTCCCTCTCAAAAGCTGAGGTGGTAACGGTGATGAGGATGAGGAAGCAGCTGAGGAAACTGGTTTCCAGGTTAATGGGAGAGTCAAATGCACAGGAGTGCTTGAGTAGTTCGTGTTAGTTCCAGGCGTATTAGTTCTAGTGTGAATGATGCCAGGAAGCCTAGATCTGATTTACTTCATGAAATAAATTTAGCCCATGCTCTCTATCTGGACCATGGGTTATCCACTCTCTGAGgtcatctgttttgttttatattgtgtgtgtgttttggggggggcATGGGATGCTATAACAGGTTCCCCACCTGGCCACCAGACAAAACAGAGCAAAACTGGGACAAGGTGACCTGAGGACAGCAGGTGTGATATGAGGTTTGGCTTCTTTGAAGAGCATCAAAGGTTCAGAAGTTAGAGCCCTACATGTTGGGGAAAGTTGGAGAAAGGGAAGACTGCAGATGGAAGAATCCTCTAACCACCACCTTTGCAGGTTATCTGGTAGAGGAGAACCTATGCATTAGGGCAATTGGATTAGGGAATGGGTACCTGATAGAGCAGTCTTACAGCGGAAAAGAGGAGACACTGTTCTGGGTATCAGTGACACGGTAGTCAACAAGACAGGCATGGGAGAAGGGTGAAGAACTGGAAAACTCAGGCTGAGGACTCCAAGTTGCCAATGCCACCCAGGACTGCTGACCTCCTCCACAAACACTTTTGCTAACCTTGTACCCCCTTCTCTCTTATCAGCGGACCCTGCGGTGCAGACAGATGGCAGCCCTCTCTGCTGTCATTTCCACTTCAGCCCCAAGGTGATGTTCACGAAGGTACTAAAGGCCCAGCTGTGGGTGTATCTACGGCCTGTGCCCCGCCCAGCCACAGTCTACCTTCAGATCTTGCGGCTGAAACCCCTAACTGGGGAAGGGactcctgggggaggtgggggaggccgaCGTCACATCCGTATCCGATCACTCAAGATTGAGCTGCACTCCCGCTCCGGCCACTGGCAGAGCATCGACTTCAAGCAAGTGCTACACAGCTGGTTTCGCCAGCCACAGAGCAACTGGGGCATCGAGATCAACGCCTTTGATCCCAGTGGCACAGACCTGGCTGTCACCTCTCTGGGgccaggagctgaggggctggTGAGCAGGGAGCCTGAGATGGTGGCGGATATGTGTAACCTGGCCCTGAGGAGGTGGGATGTTGGAAAAGGTAGATCAGGAATGTGAAGAGGGTTGTGGACTAGCATGATTTATCTGGGGCCAGAAGCTGATTCTAGAGGAGGAgtttgggagggaaggggagtggcAACTATCACTTTTCAGATATCCAAGCCAGGCCAACAGCTGAAAACTGGATTTGGTTGAAGGTGTGAGTTAATGGGAGATCCGTGGGAACACAAAAATGGACTCTTGATGAGGCCTCTGGCCAAGGGGCTGATGAGAGTTAGTTGCCAGGGGAGGAATTAGGAAAGGTGAATTGAAGGAGAGATGGCTAGCTGGCAAGAAAAGTGGGCAGAAGACACTGGCTGGGGATGGGAGCAGTGGGAAAGCTGAGAGGTGGTCCCTGTTCTCCtgcccctgttgaggggcaggtgagAAAGAACACTGAGTACGAACGCTTCAGGACTCTGTCacatctctttctcctctcccatccCAGCATCCTTTCATGGAGCTTCGCGTCCTAGAGAACACAAAGCGGTCCCGGCGGAACCTGGGCCTGGACTGCGATGAGCACTCCAGTGAGTCCCGCTGCTGCCGATATCCCCTCACAGTGGACTTCGAGGCTTTCGGCTGGGACTGGATCATCGCACCTAAACGCTACAAGGCCAACTACTGCTCGGGCCAGTGCGAGTACATGTTCATGCAAAAGTATCCACACACCCACTTGGTGCAACAGGCTAATCCAAGAGGCTCTGCTGGGCCCTGCTGCACTCCCACCAAGATGTCCCCAATCAACATGCTCTACTTCAATGACAAGCAGCAGATTATCTACGGCAAGATCCCTGGCATGGTGGTGGATCGCTGTGGCTGCTCCTAAGGTGGAGGACAGAGGATGCCTCCtccacagaccctcccccagaTCCCAGCCCTGACCCAGTTCCCCCACAGGCCCGAGATCTCCCTCCACTCTTCTCACGAGCATCACATCTTGTTCCCTGCCCACGCAGTGTGCAATACAATAGAGGGAGGCAGGTTGGGGATTGAAGGGTGAGGGgtttgggggaaagggagaagaggaggggacaggTCAGGTGGGGAGTGTTTGAGGTTTGCAGGTGAAAAGGTTTGGCAAGAAGACAGAGAGGcatagagagagaggtagagcagagggatagagacagaggAACACTAAGAGCAGCAGTGAGAAGGCGACGGGATGGAGAGGCAGACGAGACAGACTAGGCAGAGATAATGAGAAAGAGACTGAAAGGGAGTAATAAGAGAAAGCCCCATACCAAGCCTCCTTTCTTCCACTGGCAAGGTGAGGGGCTTGATATGTTCTGGGGAGACCCCCTGACTACCATTTTCAGTAGGAAAGGAAATCAAAAAATCCATTCTTagttcttccctttctctctctctagcagtggccaggggaagggaagtgaGGGCAGGAGCAAAAGTGAGGATTttggaatattatttatttatttattgtgacTTTTCATTTTTTGGTATTTGGCTTTACTGAAATAGAAGGGCCCCTGTTCACTGTGCCCCATTTGTCCCTTATTCCCTAAACCCTGTCCTCCCTCAATACCCACCTACTTAAGCACTTGTATAAAGCCTCTAGGGTTGGGAACGGGAGTAAAGGACAAGAGGGCTGACATATGGGGAAGCTTCCAATCCATAATCACCCTACTTAATTAACCTTCCTGAGCCAAAGGGGTGGAACTGCCAGCGGTCACGGAAACAGTAAGCGGTTACGGTTTAGGAGCTGGGGGAGCCAGCCTTCAACATCCAGGATCTGTACGAGAGCCACTAAACTCACTCAGATCTACCCTCAGAGTACTGAGTTATTTACCTAGAGGGTGTGGCCTGTTTATGCCCAAATTCCCACCAGCCAAAAGAGAGACCAAAGAGCCTGTGGAATGCCCTTGCTCCCAGCCTCTACCTTCAGGTCAATAAAAAGAAGAGTATAGAGAGGTCTGGGAAGGGTTAGGAGGGGTTAAGAAAGGAGTAGAGAGGAGGCTGATGGTTACAGGGCATCTGAATCCAAATTACTGCTCTGGGCTAAGGAATAGAGCCAGCAGACCAAGGTGGAAGGGATTCTGGAGGGGGGGACATTTTAGTTCCTCAACCCCAAAGCTCAGGGTGGAAGGGGGGAGAATAAGGGAGCAgagtgtataattatttttatgttttatttttggaatCTAGCAGTACCTGGCAGCAGGGATGGGGACAATACAGTGGGTAAAGGCATCTGACAAGGCCAATTAGAGCAGAGGATGGGAAGGCTGGAGACTCCCTGGTTTGTTTGAAAGGCTAGGAAGCAGGCAGGGATTGGTTACCACTCCAAGTCACTAGCTGGGCCTGTTCGTTCCTCCCACAATCCTGACCCACCCTCCTCTGGactcactgtgcctcagtttcttcccctCGATGGAATGAAAAATAGCAGCACCCGCCACAGCCAAGAGATGAATTCTGAGCACTTACCACGGGCACTTTATGGACATAAAATACCTCTCGCTGTGGGACATTAT from Myotis daubentonii chromosome 2, mMyoDau2.1, whole genome shotgun sequence includes the following:
- the GDF11 gene encoding growth/differentiation factor 11, yielding MVLAAPLLLGFLLLALELRPRGEAAEGPAVAAAEAAAAGVGGERSSRPAASAAPEPDGCPVCVWRQHSRELRLESIKSQILSKLRLKEAPNISREVVKQLLPKAPPLQQILDLHDFQGDALQPEDFLEEDEYHATTETVISMAQETDPAVQTDGSPLCCHFHFSPKVMFTKVLKAQLWVYLRPVPRPATVYLQILRLKPLTGEGTPGGGGGGRRHIRIRSLKIELHSRSGHWQSIDFKQVLHSWFRQPQSNWGIEINAFDPSGTDLAVTSLGPGAEGLHPFMELRVLENTKRSRRNLGLDCDEHSSESRCCRYPLTVDFEAFGWDWIIAPKRYKANYCSGQCEYMFMQKYPHTHLVQQANPRGSAGPCCTPTKMSPINMLYFNDKQQIIYGKIPGMVVDRCGCS